In Dama dama isolate Ldn47 chromosome 9, ASM3311817v1, whole genome shotgun sequence, the following proteins share a genomic window:
- the GPR108 gene encoding protein GPR108 isoform X2, with protein sequence MAVSERRGLGRGSPAEWRPWLLLLLLLGGSSGRIHRLTLTGEKRADIQLNSFGFYTNGSLEVDLSLLRLGCQNTEEKAPLVGFSLTRVRSGSIRSYSNRDSHECPLRKNSSSLLVLFLINTKDLQVQVRKYGEQKKLFISAGLLPESSSEPGLPKSEHMVTPKVDHGTTAAPDKAKSKPTGSQGDRQGVSGKDQELVLGLGHLNNSYNFSFHVVIGSRAEEGQYNLNFHNCDNSVPGQEQPFDITVMIREKNPEGYLSAAEIPLFKLYMVMSACFLGAGIFWVSILCKNTYNVFKIHWLMAALTFTKSISLLFHSINYYFINSQGHPIEGLAVMHYITHLLKGALLFITIALIGSGWAFVKYVLSDKEKKIFGIVIPLQVLANVAYIVIESREEGASDYGIWKEILFLVDLICCGTILFPVVWSIRHLQDASGTDGKVAVNLAKLKLFRHYYVMVICYIYFTRIIAILLRVVVPFQWQWLYQLLVEGSTLAFFVLTGYKFQPARDNPYLQLPQEDEEEMQMEQVMTDSGFREGLSKVNKTASGRELL encoded by the exons ATGGCAGTGAGCGAGAGGAGGGGGCTCGGTCGTGGGAGCCCCGCGGAATGGAGGCCGTGGCTACTTCTCCTGCTGCTGTTAGGCGGTTCCTCTGGACGCATTCACCGGCTGACGCTGACG GGGGAGAAGCGAGCAGACATCCAACTGAACAGCTTTGGTTTCTACACCAACGGCTCCCTGGAGGTGGATCTGAGCCTCCTGAGGCTAGGCTGCCAGAATACAGAAGAGAAGGCCCCGCTG GTGGGGTTCAGTCTGACCCGGGTGAGATCTGGCAGCATTCGCTCCTACTCA AACCGGGACTCCCATGAGTGTCCTCTCCGGAAAAACAGTAGCAGCCTCCTGGTTCTCTTCCTCATCAACACCAAGGATCTGCA GGTCCAGGTGCGAAAGTATGGGGAGCAGAAAAAGCTATTCATCTCTGCCGGGCTCCTCCCAGAATCGTCCTCCGAACCAGGGCTCCCGAAGTCAGAGCACATGGTCACCCCCAAGGTGGACCACG GGACCACTGCTGCACCCGATAAGGCCAAGTCGAaacccacagggtcacaaggggACAGGCAG GGTGTCAGTGGGAAGGACCAGGAGCTGGTGTTGGGCCTGGGCCACCTCAACAACTCCTACAATTTCAGT TTCCATGTAGTGATCGGCTCTAGGGCCGAGGAAGGCCAGTACAACCTCAACTTCCACAACTGTGACAACTCGGTGCCAGGCCAGGAGCAGCCGTTTGACATCACG GTAATGATCCGGGAGAAGAACCCCGAGGGCTACCTGTCAGCGGCGGAAATCCctcttttcaagctgtacatggtCATGTCCGCCTGCTTCCTGGGCGCCGGCATCTTCTGGGTGTCCATCCTCTGCAAGAACAC GTACAATGTCTTCAAGATCCACTGGCTCATGGCAGCCCTGACTTTCACCAAGAgcatctctctcctcttccacAGT ATCAACTACTACTTCATCAACAGCCAGGGCCACCCCATCGAAGGCCTCGCTGTCATGCACTACATCACGCATCT GCTGAAGGGTGCCCTCCTCTTCATCACCATCGCCTTGATCGGCTCCGGCTGGGCCTTCGTCAAGTACGTGCTGTCGGACAAGGAGAAGAAGATCTTCGGGATAGTGATCCCACTGCAG GTCCTGGCCAACGTGGCCTACATTGTCATCGAGTCCCGTGAGGAGGGCGCCAGTGACTACGGTATCTGGAAGGAAATCCTCTTCCTGGTGGATCTCATCTGCTGCGGCACCATCCTCTTCCCCGTGGTCTG GTCCATTCGGCATCTCCAGGACGCATCTGGCACTGATGGGAAGG TGGCAGTGAACCTGGCCAAGCTGAAGCTGTTCCGGCATTACTATGTCATG GTCATCTGCTACATCTACTTCACACGGATCATCGCCATCCTGCTGCGGGTGGTCGTGCCCTTCCAGTGGCAGTGGTTGTACCAG CTCTTGGTGGAGGGCTCCACTCTCGCCTTCTTCGTGCTCACGGGCTACAAGTTCCAACCCGCAAGGGATAACCCGTACCTGCAGCTACCCcaggaggatgaggaggaaatgcagatggagCAAGT AATGACCGATTCTGGGTTCCGGGAAGGCCTGTCCAAAGTCAACAAAACAGCCAGCGGGCGGGAGCTGTTGTGA
- the GPR108 gene encoding protein GPR108 isoform X1: MAVSERRGLGRGSPAEWRPWLLLLLLLGGSSGRIHRLTLTGEKRADIQLNSFGFYTNGSLEVDLSLLRLGCQNTEEKAPLVGFSLTRVRSGSIRSYSNRDSHECPLRKNSSSLLVLFLINTKDLQVQVRKYGEQKKLFISAGLLPESSSEPGLPKSEHMVTPKVDHAGTTAAPDKAKSKPTGSQGDRQGVSGKDQELVLGLGHLNNSYNFSFHVVIGSRAEEGQYNLNFHNCDNSVPGQEQPFDITVMIREKNPEGYLSAAEIPLFKLYMVMSACFLGAGIFWVSILCKNTYNVFKIHWLMAALTFTKSISLLFHSINYYFINSQGHPIEGLAVMHYITHLLKGALLFITIALIGSGWAFVKYVLSDKEKKIFGIVIPLQVLANVAYIVIESREEGASDYGIWKEILFLVDLICCGTILFPVVWSIRHLQDASGTDGKVAVNLAKLKLFRHYYVMVICYIYFTRIIAILLRVVVPFQWQWLYQLLVEGSTLAFFVLTGYKFQPARDNPYLQLPQEDEEEMQMEQVMTDSGFREGLSKVNKTASGRELL; the protein is encoded by the exons ATGGCAGTGAGCGAGAGGAGGGGGCTCGGTCGTGGGAGCCCCGCGGAATGGAGGCCGTGGCTACTTCTCCTGCTGCTGTTAGGCGGTTCCTCTGGACGCATTCACCGGCTGACGCTGACG GGGGAGAAGCGAGCAGACATCCAACTGAACAGCTTTGGTTTCTACACCAACGGCTCCCTGGAGGTGGATCTGAGCCTCCTGAGGCTAGGCTGCCAGAATACAGAAGAGAAGGCCCCGCTG GTGGGGTTCAGTCTGACCCGGGTGAGATCTGGCAGCATTCGCTCCTACTCA AACCGGGACTCCCATGAGTGTCCTCTCCGGAAAAACAGTAGCAGCCTCCTGGTTCTCTTCCTCATCAACACCAAGGATCTGCA GGTCCAGGTGCGAAAGTATGGGGAGCAGAAAAAGCTATTCATCTCTGCCGGGCTCCTCCCAGAATCGTCCTCCGAACCAGGGCTCCCGAAGTCAGAGCACATGGTCACCCCCAAGGTGGACCACG CAGGGACCACTGCTGCACCCGATAAGGCCAAGTCGAaacccacagggtcacaaggggACAGGCAG GGTGTCAGTGGGAAGGACCAGGAGCTGGTGTTGGGCCTGGGCCACCTCAACAACTCCTACAATTTCAGT TTCCATGTAGTGATCGGCTCTAGGGCCGAGGAAGGCCAGTACAACCTCAACTTCCACAACTGTGACAACTCGGTGCCAGGCCAGGAGCAGCCGTTTGACATCACG GTAATGATCCGGGAGAAGAACCCCGAGGGCTACCTGTCAGCGGCGGAAATCCctcttttcaagctgtacatggtCATGTCCGCCTGCTTCCTGGGCGCCGGCATCTTCTGGGTGTCCATCCTCTGCAAGAACAC GTACAATGTCTTCAAGATCCACTGGCTCATGGCAGCCCTGACTTTCACCAAGAgcatctctctcctcttccacAGT ATCAACTACTACTTCATCAACAGCCAGGGCCACCCCATCGAAGGCCTCGCTGTCATGCACTACATCACGCATCT GCTGAAGGGTGCCCTCCTCTTCATCACCATCGCCTTGATCGGCTCCGGCTGGGCCTTCGTCAAGTACGTGCTGTCGGACAAGGAGAAGAAGATCTTCGGGATAGTGATCCCACTGCAG GTCCTGGCCAACGTGGCCTACATTGTCATCGAGTCCCGTGAGGAGGGCGCCAGTGACTACGGTATCTGGAAGGAAATCCTCTTCCTGGTGGATCTCATCTGCTGCGGCACCATCCTCTTCCCCGTGGTCTG GTCCATTCGGCATCTCCAGGACGCATCTGGCACTGATGGGAAGG TGGCAGTGAACCTGGCCAAGCTGAAGCTGTTCCGGCATTACTATGTCATG GTCATCTGCTACATCTACTTCACACGGATCATCGCCATCCTGCTGCGGGTGGTCGTGCCCTTCCAGTGGCAGTGGTTGTACCAG CTCTTGGTGGAGGGCTCCACTCTCGCCTTCTTCGTGCTCACGGGCTACAAGTTCCAACCCGCAAGGGATAACCCGTACCTGCAGCTACCCcaggaggatgaggaggaaatgcagatggagCAAGT AATGACCGATTCTGGGTTCCGGGAAGGCCTGTCCAAAGTCAACAAAACAGCCAGCGGGCGGGAGCTGTTGTGA